The following are encoded together in the Lathyrus oleraceus cultivar Zhongwan6 chromosome 3, CAAS_Psat_ZW6_1.0, whole genome shotgun sequence genome:
- the LOC127131381 gene encoding uncharacterized protein LOC127131381 yields the protein MQEFSKEMGFKLLTSTPYYAQANGQVKVANKVVIGLIKKHVGKKLRNWHKTLDQILWVCRTSPKEATNSTPFRLTFGHDAVLLVEVYLQSTRIQRHHEIPSESYWNMMLDELVDLDEERLKALELLKRQKNRVENSYNKKVKIKEFLP from the coding sequence ATGCAAGAATTTTCTAAGGAAATGGGTTTCAAATTGTTAACATCTACGCCATATTACGCTCAGGCCAATGGTCAGGTCAAAGTAGCAAATAAAGTGGTAATTGGTTTGATCAAGAAACATGTAGGGAAGAAACTTAGAAACTGGCACAAAACTTTAGATCAGATTTTATGGGTATGTCGGACTTCGCCCAAAGAAGCCACTAATTCGACCCCATTTCGACTGACCTTTGGTCATGATGCAGTCTTACTAGTAGAAGTTTACCTGCAATCAACAAGGATTCAGAGGCATCATGAAATTCCATCAGAATCATATTGGAACATGATGCTAGATGAGTTAGTCGATCTAGATGAAGAGAGACTAAAGGCCTTGGAATTATTGAAAAGGCAGAAGAACAGAGTAGAGAACTCTTATAATAAGAAGGTTAAAATTAAGGAATTTTTGCCTTAA